A portion of the Pseudoalteromonas luteoviolacea genome contains these proteins:
- a CDS encoding DsrE family protein → MTKKILVVCDAAPFDAQIIRDSLDMALIFAAVDQEVSWLFRGASVLALKTAQHPNQLGIKDFFKQLKTLEIYDIDRIFVCENALAEFSMSSEELTIDTETVNIKQQQALLKKQDHVVKL, encoded by the coding sequence ATGACCAAAAAGATTTTAGTTGTCTGTGACGCCGCGCCATTTGATGCGCAAATTATTCGAGATAGCCTAGACATGGCTCTCATTTTTGCAGCTGTTGATCAAGAAGTCAGTTGGCTATTTAGAGGCGCATCTGTCCTTGCGTTAAAAACGGCTCAACATCCAAATCAACTGGGTATTAAAGACTTTTTTAAGCAGCTAAAAACATTAGAAATTTACGATATTGATCGTATTTTTGTTTGCGAAAATGCCCTTGCAGAATTTTCGATGTCGTCTGAAGAGCTTACGATTGATACCGAAACAGTCAATATTAAACAGCAACAAGCTTTACTTAAAAAACAAGATCATGTGGTTAAGTTATGA
- a CDS encoding NAD(P)-binding protein, with product MTKERIAILGGGVSAMTAAVYLTEKENWQDLYDITVYQLGWRLGGKGASGRNPYFGERIEEHGLHVWFGAYVNSFRAIETVYDKLNRPSTVPIHTWQQALKPHSFVVLQEFIDNQWETWPVDFPLIDGNPADGTLDLHFWQLIELVVAWLHKWIDELEEAIEVANKKTQLQTTKQRDRSLLQHLAGEISDAFDTVEDSVKSFFDSAVDEAQDILSTPKLLISQLHDLMSLRATDKKLSNSKDRLVTWYIVRKLKRWLRSEAIELIDDNPAVRRAYICADLAIAMTVGMIRDRVHANGFGVLNKYDFKFWLARNGADKEYAVESAPVRGFYDLVFGFVDGDFKEGDVEAGVASLAMLRIMLCYKGGVMWKMQAGMGDIIFSPIYELLSQRGVQFEFFNQVESLKPGQDENGNYVVEEINIIEQVELKNDEYRPFVDVKGLPCWPSQPNLDQIVDEQAELIRQHKVNLESFWTDWPNIYEQHYQKPLPTKTLKRMRDFDKVIFGISVGSLEHLCPELLALDYGFEQQSNKVKTVATQAFQVWLNKTDEQLGFNYTPASEERPILSAFSQPFDTWAAMSNLLGVEDWPSSGPCNIAYFCSAFTCDHYPPPSEHSFPIEQTAKVKVNSLNKLNHEMKPLWSSAYNEAEQFDWSVVYDPSSAPTEERFDAQYWRVNVDPSERYVLSVTGSSAFRLPTDGTLFKNLFITGDWIKTGVNAGCVEAAVMAGMQTSRAICGLPEEISGENGFEPDGT from the coding sequence ATGACTAAAGAGCGTATTGCTATTTTAGGTGGTGGTGTGTCTGCGATGACGGCTGCCGTCTACTTAACTGAAAAAGAAAATTGGCAAGATCTATATGATATTACTGTATATCAGTTAGGGTGGAGGTTAGGGGGAAAAGGGGCAAGTGGAAGAAACCCTTACTTTGGAGAACGTATTGAAGAGCATGGTTTACATGTTTGGTTTGGCGCATATGTTAATTCATTTCGTGCGATAGAGACGGTGTATGACAAGCTAAATAGACCATCTACTGTACCAATTCACACATGGCAACAAGCGTTAAAGCCACATAGCTTCGTTGTATTGCAAGAGTTTATAGATAATCAATGGGAGACATGGCCTGTTGATTTCCCTTTGATTGATGGTAACCCCGCGGATGGAACCTTAGATTTACACTTTTGGCAATTGATTGAATTAGTCGTTGCGTGGTTGCACAAATGGATTGATGAGTTGGAAGAGGCCATTGAAGTAGCTAACAAAAAAACGCAACTACAAACCACTAAACAGCGAGATCGGAGCTTGTTACAGCATTTAGCCGGTGAAATTTCGGATGCGTTTGATACCGTTGAAGATTCTGTAAAGTCTTTTTTTGATAGTGCCGTCGATGAAGCGCAAGACATATTATCAACACCAAAACTTCTGATTTCGCAACTGCATGATTTAATGAGCTTGCGTGCGACTGATAAAAAGCTATCAAATTCAAAAGATAGACTTGTTACTTGGTATATCGTTAGAAAGCTCAAGCGTTGGCTTCGTTCAGAGGCAATAGAGTTGATTGATGACAACCCGGCAGTTAGACGTGCTTATATTTGCGCAGATCTCGCTATTGCAATGACCGTTGGGATGATCAGAGACAGGGTGCATGCAAATGGTTTTGGGGTACTGAATAAATATGACTTTAAGTTTTGGCTGGCTAGAAATGGTGCGGATAAAGAATACGCAGTAGAGTCGGCTCCTGTGCGCGGATTTTATGATCTCGTTTTTGGTTTTGTGGACGGTGACTTTAAAGAAGGTGATGTTGAAGCTGGGGTAGCTTCGTTAGCGATGTTACGTATTATGCTGTGCTATAAGGGTGGCGTGATGTGGAAGATGCAAGCAGGCATGGGCGATATAATCTTCTCACCGATATATGAACTGCTCAGTCAGCGAGGCGTTCAATTCGAATTTTTCAATCAAGTTGAGTCTCTTAAACCTGGCCAAGATGAAAATGGAAATTATGTGGTAGAAGAGATTAATATCATCGAGCAGGTTGAGCTTAAAAATGATGAATATCGGCCTTTTGTAGATGTTAAAGGTTTGCCTTGTTGGCCTTCACAGCCAAACTTAGACCAAATTGTAGATGAGCAAGCTGAACTAATTAGACAACACAAAGTGAACTTAGAATCATTTTGGACTGATTGGCCAAATATCTATGAGCAGCATTATCAAAAGCCACTGCCTACAAAGACTCTGAAAAGAATGCGAGATTTTGACAAAGTCATATTTGGTATATCGGTTGGATCACTTGAGCATTTATGCCCAGAGTTATTGGCATTAGATTATGGTTTTGAGCAGCAAAGCAACAAAGTAAAAACAGTGGCAACACAGGCGTTTCAGGTTTGGTTGAACAAAACAGATGAGCAGCTTGGATTTAACTATACACCTGCGAGTGAAGAGCGACCTATATTGAGTGCATTTTCTCAGCCGTTTGATACATGGGCAGCCATGTCAAACTTATTAGGCGTAGAGGATTGGCCATCATCTGGTCCATGTAACATCGCGTACTTCTGTAGTGCGTTTACTTGTGATCATTACCCGCCTCCTTCTGAGCATTCATTTCCAATTGAACAAACTGCTAAAGTTAAGGTGAATTCACTTAATAAACTCAATCATGAAATGAAGCCTTTATGGTCGTCCGCTTATAATGAAGCTGAACAGTTTGATTGGAGCGTTGTGTATGATCCTAGCTCTGCACCAACAGAAGAAAGGTTTGATGCCCAATATTGGCGAGTTAATGTTGATCCTAGTGAACGATATGTTCTTTCAGTTACTGGGAGTAGTGCTTTTAGGCTACCGACAGATGGAACTTTGTTCAAAAACTTATTTATAACAGGTGATTGGATTAAAACGGGTGTTAATGCAGGCTGTGTAGAAGCAGCTGTTATGGCTGGTATGCAAACCTCACGTGCCATTTGCGGTTTACCAGAAGAAATAAGTGGTGAAAATGGCTTTGAGCCAGATGGTACATGA
- a CDS encoding DsrH/TusB family sulfur metabolism protein yields MSSIIHIFSKPSSYYRNFDMGLISQDDKVLLQQDACYDQSKFVVNCPAPLFMLETCALARGISPIESITLIDDLSWVDLIASSDKSITW; encoded by the coding sequence ATGAGTTCAATAATACATATCTTCTCTAAACCGAGTAGTTACTATCGCAATTTTGATATGGGTTTAATTAGCCAAGACGATAAGGTATTGCTGCAACAAGATGCCTGCTATGATCAATCAAAGTTTGTGGTAAATTGCCCAGCACCACTTTTCATGCTGGAGACATGCGCCCTAGCACGTGGCATTTCACCTATTGAATCAATTACACTGATAGATGATTTAAGTTGGGTCGACCTTATTGCAAGCAGTGACAAATCTATAACGTGGTAA
- a CDS encoding TIGR02285 family protein, which produces MRKALLLLILLTSVAESKSIDWIITDFPPYYMINDADEGTGRDELIIDLFHQHLPAYENNKVYFPASRAIRALSDKRNTFCMLSLYKTPQRQKFIRFSQNYTTIGLSPTIATTTKTLQALGLEDTAKIQLKPFIEENKLVLGVVMQRSYGRVLDQAITSIPKNQVVIRPGQDALESLTYMLKKGRVDAVIGYPSEHFYLHKQTNTKEVVQLILKDVDPIVHGYVGCTDNELGREIITEIDSVAHTVVNSQEFKIVMQKWLPSYLEIKLSKLMKKKEAR; this is translated from the coding sequence GTGCGCAAAGCATTGCTACTATTAATATTGTTAACCAGTGTGGCTGAAAGCAAAAGTATCGACTGGATCATCACTGACTTCCCTCCTTACTACATGATTAATGATGCAGACGAAGGTACTGGCAGAGATGAATTAATCATTGATTTGTTTCACCAGCATTTACCTGCCTATGAAAATAATAAAGTCTACTTTCCGGCTAGTCGCGCTATTAGAGCCCTCAGCGATAAACGTAATACGTTTTGTATGCTTTCATTATATAAAACGCCTCAGCGACAAAAATTCATACGGTTTAGTCAAAACTATACCACCATAGGTTTGTCACCCACGATCGCAACCACAACTAAAACACTTCAAGCGTTAGGTTTAGAAGACACGGCTAAAATACAATTAAAGCCTTTTATCGAGGAAAATAAGTTGGTGCTTGGTGTTGTCATGCAGCGCTCATATGGCAGAGTGTTGGACCAAGCTATCACTTCAATTCCAAAAAATCAGGTGGTTATTCGGCCAGGTCAAGATGCGCTTGAAAGTTTGACTTATATGCTCAAAAAAGGTCGTGTCGATGCAGTCATTGGATACCCTAGCGAACATTTCTACCTTCATAAACAAACCAACACTAAAGAAGTAGTACAGCTTATACTTAAAGACGTTGACCCGATAGTACATGGCTATGTTGGCTGCACTGATAATGAACTTGGAAGAGAAATCATCACAGAAATAGATTCTGTCGCTCATACCGTGGTTAACAGTCAAGAATTTAAAATCGTAATGCAAAAATGGTTGCCGAGCTATTTGGAAATAAAGCTCAGTAAATTAATGAAAAAAAAAGAAGCCAGATAG
- a CDS encoding TonB-dependent receptor codes for MFKLSAISISILPIMFSPTLSFAADEPMEVIEVYAQKRKQNIEDVSVSISTIGANRIAQQGIKDATELGHFVANLKISQNAAEGTPPAINIRGIGLLDYNTANTSPVAMYVDGLSVGSANNQIANLFDIEQVEVLKGPQGTLFGRNSTGGALLIRTKRPDAGNYGYVKLGVGTDDWHRAQGAYNATINEESAVRFAFNHTDYEYTSYNLLETSPEAGLTQSDLRLSYLGEWDNWSAFVKGYYGHWDGIVQPVGNIGIFKDPNPASPVTCSANEAGSLGCVDSFGFNDGSDDFWAVSVNNDSPHLSIYKGWGLELQWEVQEGAYLTYLNGFNRLDRDHAFNCDGSPARLCEGELGLKSELVTNELRYQSQFGDDYWTVGVFQLEERIFQNNHNDILRDLRGVLAPELTTTFFYDNEIVTKSIALFSQYEWRLNDQHMITIGARYSDESVKYDSISRLNFITTPGELDGTIIPFYTVSGEVKDDRVSGKLAWNYTPNDELLIYYSLASGTKSGGYNGGLLSSPEQAELADYEPEETLAHEVGFKLSNDDAYFLSGAIFYYDYKEQQVFMNQASSTPNAPPLQLLENVGKSTIYGAELELVYLLSHNLSSRLAIGYIPEANFEEFIDPVGVTLTDNRLPFTSEWNIAAELTYTYSLYEGELSSVVGVDYQSEYYFDQNQNPYAMQSGYALWRANITYEYKQWQLGVWGKNLFEKEYSHLKFDLSSFLGMLEDFKGEGQRIGVDITYNF; via the coding sequence ATGTTTAAACTCTCTGCCATTTCAATATCTATATTACCAATAATGTTTAGTCCAACTCTGTCATTTGCCGCGGATGAACCCATGGAGGTCATTGAGGTGTATGCACAGAAACGAAAGCAAAACATTGAGGATGTAAGTGTTTCTATTTCCACAATTGGGGCTAATCGTATTGCTCAGCAAGGTATTAAAGATGCGACTGAACTTGGGCACTTCGTTGCCAACTTAAAGATCAGCCAAAATGCTGCTGAGGGAACGCCACCAGCTATTAATATTCGTGGTATTGGTTTGCTGGATTACAACACGGCGAATACATCTCCTGTTGCCATGTATGTTGATGGACTCTCAGTAGGATCTGCAAATAATCAAATCGCTAACTTGTTTGATATTGAACAAGTAGAGGTTCTAAAAGGGCCGCAAGGTACTTTATTTGGCCGAAATAGCACAGGTGGTGCACTGCTGATAAGGACTAAGCGACCTGATGCGGGTAATTATGGCTATGTTAAGCTTGGCGTTGGCACAGATGATTGGCATAGGGCGCAAGGCGCTTACAATGCCACTATTAATGAAGAGAGTGCGGTCAGGTTCGCGTTCAATCATACTGACTACGAATATACGAGTTACAATTTACTTGAAACCTCCCCAGAGGCAGGATTAACACAAAGTGATCTTAGGCTCAGTTACTTGGGAGAGTGGGACAATTGGAGTGCTTTTGTTAAAGGGTATTATGGTCATTGGGATGGCATCGTTCAGCCGGTTGGAAATATTGGTATTTTTAAAGATCCGAACCCCGCAAGCCCTGTAACGTGCTCTGCCAACGAAGCTGGGAGCTTGGGCTGTGTTGACAGCTTTGGCTTTAACGATGGAAGTGATGATTTTTGGGCTGTGAGTGTTAACAACGACTCTCCGCATTTGAGTATTTATAAGGGATGGGGGCTTGAGCTTCAGTGGGAAGTGCAAGAGGGCGCTTATTTGACCTATTTAAATGGATTTAATCGGTTGGATAGAGATCATGCATTTAATTGTGATGGTAGTCCTGCGAGGTTGTGTGAAGGTGAGCTAGGTTTAAAAAGTGAACTTGTCACTAATGAACTTAGGTATCAAAGCCAGTTTGGTGATGATTACTGGACTGTGGGCGTATTTCAACTTGAAGAGCGCATATTTCAAAACAATCACAATGATATCTTGAGGGATTTAAGAGGTGTATTGGCCCCAGAACTGACAACCACTTTCTTCTACGATAATGAAATTGTAACTAAATCGATTGCATTGTTTTCTCAGTACGAATGGCGCTTAAATGATCAGCATATGATCACAATTGGTGCACGCTATTCGGATGAGTCTGTGAAATACGATTCAATATCAAGACTGAACTTTATTACCACGCCAGGTGAACTCGACGGCACGATTATTCCGTTTTATACCGTAAGTGGAGAAGTGAAAGACGACAGAGTATCAGGTAAACTTGCATGGAATTATACACCAAATGATGAATTGCTCATTTATTATTCGCTTGCAAGCGGCACAAAAAGCGGAGGATATAATGGAGGGTTGCTGTCGTCTCCAGAGCAAGCTGAGCTTGCTGATTATGAGCCTGAAGAAACGTTAGCACATGAGGTTGGATTTAAATTGTCAAACGACGATGCTTATTTTTTATCTGGTGCTATTTTCTACTATGACTATAAAGAGCAGCAAGTTTTCATGAATCAGGCATCATCAACGCCGAATGCTCCGCCACTCCAGCTCTTGGAAAATGTCGGTAAGTCAACAATTTATGGCGCTGAGTTGGAGCTTGTGTACCTGCTAAGTCATAATTTATCCTCACGTTTGGCGATAGGGTATATTCCCGAGGCTAATTTTGAAGAGTTTATAGACCCTGTAGGTGTTACGCTCACCGACAATCGCTTACCTTTTACATCTGAGTGGAATATAGCCGCAGAGCTTACATATACATATTCTTTATATGAAGGTGAATTGAGTTCAGTTGTGGGTGTTGACTATCAGTCAGAGTATTACTTTGATCAAAACCAAAACCCATATGCCATGCAGTCAGGCTATGCTTTGTGGCGAGCAAATATTACTTACGAGTATAAGCAATGGCAATTAGGCGTATGGGGCAAAAACCTTTTCGAAAAAGAGTATAGCCATTTAAAGTTTGATTTAAGTTCGTTTCTTGGCATGTTAGAGGACTTTAAAGGAGAAGGGCAAAGAATTGGCGTTGATATTACGTATAACTTTTAG
- a CDS encoding ATP-binding protein, with protein MYLIRFTFGFIVLCFSLSVSAQQYVYNGIETGVNLHDKGLVLAAKDDTRFPVSFGDVESWASKLTPQKERALFSGRYWLVTKIKNISNYEQLVLYPYNTVLSNIETRIYSPTDVKRYYSGGMVQNEFAFHYGNTIELLPKQDYYVVTLFESDYFYTPIKLELVPVKDFKEQVVIDNLIMIICFSVGIVLGLYNLLIYIGSKDLTHLYYAIFAATMVFAWSHFFHISDQLFGFYSAHLHWLGFTLSPISNALFYNCLLKLKEEHPNLSSASIWVGVIAAIGTPFSILFPGFGFLWATLSTGVALCLGLYIGILRISEGFKPARYFILAYVCMAVPNMIGNFTNLGLLPPIAVNLYLIGLVGVALDAMFLAFAVADKVRLTSEENIELNKNLEAKVLKRTYELEQLASELRDASEAKSRFLANMSHEIRTPMTSIIGYADGIILGDIKPHERNHAITVILQNSRHVLGLINDILDMSKIEANRLEVELIEANLFQSIAHVESLLGKQIRDKGLEFDLNYQFPLPDFVVIDPTRLRQILLNLTSNALKFTSVGKISIEVSCKGDRLYISVKDTGIGMTTEEQKELFSAFYQADSSTTRKYGGTGLGLNISKSLAQKLDGDIEVESEVGSGTSFTLSLSLFTTERTKWVNSFEEIHHQHDTYVQADSELDSEALKGEVLLAEDHSDNCRLITRILERMGLNVTAVENGQLAVQAVLDNEFDLILMDIQMPVMDGEQAFNFIQATGCTAPVIALTANTMSHEVERYIKLGFTDHLAKPIDRAQFAKKISHYLNITVDDDLNLPDEEFKQLKMQYIDGLHEQLVQLQNQLKYKDYEGLARSIHALKGTSAMFDCHDIYQTVSQIDTLLKQDNFHDVEKALSRLFDLINKVIDESDCGEAV; from the coding sequence ATGTATCTGATTAGATTCACTTTCGGCTTTATTGTGTTGTGTTTTTCGCTATCTGTGAGCGCTCAACAATATGTGTATAACGGTATAGAAACGGGTGTTAACCTACATGACAAGGGATTGGTCCTTGCTGCAAAAGATGACACTCGTTTCCCCGTTTCATTTGGTGACGTTGAAAGTTGGGCAAGTAAATTAACCCCTCAAAAAGAGCGAGCGTTATTTTCTGGCCGATATTGGCTCGTTACTAAGATTAAAAACATTTCCAACTATGAGCAGTTAGTGCTGTACCCATACAACACGGTCTTATCTAATATAGAAACAAGAATATACTCACCAACGGACGTGAAGCGGTATTATTCAGGCGGTATGGTTCAGAATGAATTCGCTTTTCACTATGGCAATACCATCGAGCTGTTACCAAAACAGGACTATTACGTAGTAACTCTATTTGAGAGTGATTATTTCTACACACCTATCAAACTAGAGCTTGTGCCAGTTAAAGACTTCAAAGAACAGGTCGTGATTGATAATTTAATTATGATCATTTGCTTTAGCGTTGGCATAGTTTTGGGTTTATACAATTTGCTTATCTATATTGGCTCAAAAGACCTAACACATCTATATTACGCAATTTTTGCTGCTACCATGGTTTTTGCATGGAGTCATTTCTTTCATATATCTGACCAGCTTTTTGGGTTTTATTCGGCGCATTTACACTGGCTTGGCTTTACTTTGTCACCAATTAGCAATGCGTTGTTTTACAATTGCTTGCTTAAGCTTAAAGAGGAACACCCAAACTTATCCTCAGCATCTATATGGGTTGGTGTGATTGCGGCGATAGGCACCCCATTTAGTATTTTATTTCCTGGCTTCGGTTTCTTATGGGCAACATTATCAACCGGTGTGGCCTTATGCCTTGGTTTGTATATCGGCATTCTACGGATCTCTGAAGGATTTAAGCCTGCTAGGTATTTTATACTTGCTTATGTCTGTATGGCTGTACCAAACATGATTGGTAATTTTACTAACCTTGGACTCTTGCCGCCCATAGCGGTTAATTTGTATTTGATTGGGTTAGTTGGGGTCGCTTTAGATGCCATGTTCTTAGCTTTTGCAGTCGCTGACAAGGTGAGGTTAACCAGCGAAGAAAATATAGAACTGAATAAGAACTTAGAAGCAAAAGTTTTGAAACGTACTTATGAGCTTGAACAGCTCGCTTCTGAATTACGTGATGCAAGTGAGGCCAAAAGTCGTTTTTTAGCAAATATGAGCCACGAGATAAGAACGCCAATGACTTCAATTATTGGTTATGCAGATGGGATAATTTTAGGAGACATAAAGCCACATGAGCGCAATCATGCGATTACGGTAATACTGCAGAATTCTCGTCATGTTTTGGGTCTTATCAATGACATACTTGATATGTCCAAAATTGAAGCAAACCGGCTTGAAGTCGAATTAATAGAAGCCAACCTGTTTCAGTCAATTGCCCATGTTGAGTCTTTGTTGGGTAAGCAAATACGCGACAAAGGTCTTGAGTTTGACTTGAACTACCAATTCCCCTTACCTGATTTTGTTGTCATTGATCCGACCAGACTGCGCCAAATATTATTAAACTTAACATCAAATGCATTGAAGTTTACTTCAGTGGGTAAAATCTCTATAGAGGTCAGCTGCAAGGGGGATAGGCTATATATTAGCGTTAAAGATACTGGCATAGGGATGACGACCGAAGAGCAGAAAGAGCTATTCAGTGCATTTTATCAAGCTGATTCTTCGACCACGCGAAAATATGGGGGGACGGGTCTTGGCCTAAACATTTCAAAAAGCTTAGCGCAAAAGTTAGATGGTGATATTGAAGTTGAGAGTGAAGTTGGGTCGGGTACATCCTTTACATTGTCACTAAGCTTATTTACCACTGAACGCACTAAGTGGGTCAACTCGTTTGAAGAAATTCATCATCAGCATGACACTTACGTTCAAGCAGACTCTGAGCTAGATTCTGAAGCGTTGAAAGGGGAAGTTTTACTTGCTGAAGACCACAGTGACAACTGTAGATTAATCACCAGAATTTTAGAACGGATGGGACTGAATGTGACTGCGGTTGAGAATGGCCAGCTGGCAGTGCAAGCTGTGTTAGACAATGAATTTGATTTGATCCTCATGGATATTCAAATGCCCGTTATGGATGGGGAGCAGGCGTTTAACTTTATTCAAGCAACTGGCTGTACGGCGCCTGTAATCGCACTGACTGCAAATACAATGAGTCATGAAGTAGAAAGATATATAAAGCTTGGTTTTACAGATCACTTGGCAAAACCAATCGATAGGGCACAGTTTGCAAAGAAAATTTCACATTATTTAAATATCACTGTTGACGATGATTTGAACTTACCGGATGAAGAATTTAAACAGCTGAAAATGCAGTATATTGACGGGTTGCACGAGCAGCTAGTTCAATTGCAAAATCAGCTCAAGTACAAGGATTATGAAGGGCTGGCACGTTCTATCCATGCTTTAAAAGGTACCTCAGCGATGTTTGATTGCCATGATATTTATCAAACGGTTTCGCAGATTGATACTTTGTTAAAACAAGACAATTTTCATGATGTTGAAAAAGCACTATCAAGATTGTTTGACTTAATTAATAAAGTGATAGACGAATCTGATTGCGGCGAAGCTGTATAG
- a CDS encoding TusE/DsrC/DsvC family sulfur relay protein produces MLEVNDKTIETDKEGYLLNHLDWEESLASVIASQENITLTDAHWEVIRFVRSFYEEYGTSPAIRMLVKAIAKKLGEDKGKSIYLYKLFPKGPAKQATKIAGLPKPAKCI; encoded by the coding sequence ATGTTAGAAGTAAACGATAAAACAATTGAAACAGACAAAGAAGGCTACCTTTTAAATCATTTAGATTGGGAGGAGAGTCTAGCGTCAGTTATTGCATCTCAAGAAAATATTACTTTGACAGATGCGCACTGGGAAGTTATCCGGTTTGTTCGTAGTTTTTATGAAGAGTACGGCACAAGCCCTGCCATTAGAATGTTAGTCAAAGCCATTGCTAAAAAGCTTGGTGAGGATAAAGGAAAAAGTATTTATTTATATAAGCTTTTCCCTAAAGGTCCTGCTAAACAAGCGACCAAGATTGCGGGACTCCCTAAACCCGCTAAATGTATTTAA
- the tusD gene encoding sulfurtransferase complex subunit TusD translates to MSQFIISVHSGPADHDSLQCIERFARAVLQQKHSIKCIFLYQDAVLHANQHFSLASDELQVSAVWQRLHDLGIPIKLCVTAAEKRGIDTSNTGLFTVAGLAEFAMETCKADKWVQFK, encoded by the coding sequence TTGAGCCAATTTATTATTTCCGTACACTCGGGTCCTGCTGACCATGATTCTTTGCAATGTATAGAGCGCTTCGCACGTGCCGTGCTTCAGCAAAAGCATTCAATTAAGTGTATTTTTTTATACCAAGACGCGGTTTTGCATGCCAACCAGCACTTTTCTCTTGCCAGTGACGAACTGCAAGTCAGTGCAGTTTGGCAAAGGCTTCACGATCTGGGGATCCCCATTAAACTATGTGTTACCGCCGCAGAAAAGCGCGGTATTGACACATCCAATACAGGTTTATTCACCGTTGCAGGACTTGCTGAGTTTGCCATGGAAACCTGTAAAGCTGACAAGTGGGTGCAATTCAAATGA
- a CDS encoding Bax inhibitor-1/YccA family protein, which produces MAFNHSYTTEKAVMSTTETNKVLKSTYFLLAMTLAFSALTAAISMTMALPRFTGLVCSLVAMGLIFVIQKKANSSSAIGLVFLFTGILGFGLGPMLNSYLNLPNGGLLIAQALGSTALIFFGLSAYALTTKKDFSFMGGFLTIGILVTVGISIVNIFIGSPIVFIAINAVFVLLMSAMILFETSRIVNGGETNYVLATVGLFVAIYNLFTSLLMLLGVMSSDD; this is translated from the coding sequence ATGGCGTTCAATCATTCGTACACTACTGAAAAAGCAGTAATGTCAACGACTGAAACAAATAAAGTGCTTAAAAGCACTTACTTTCTTTTAGCAATGACTTTGGCATTTAGTGCCTTAACTGCTGCAATTTCAATGACTATGGCATTGCCTAGATTCACAGGCCTTGTCTGCTCTCTTGTTGCTATGGGTCTAATTTTTGTTATCCAAAAGAAGGCAAACTCTTCTTCAGCAATCGGTCTGGTATTCTTATTCACTGGTATTCTTGGTTTTGGCTTAGGCCCAATGCTTAACTCATACCTAAACTTGCCAAATGGTGGGTTACTGATTGCACAAGCTCTTGGTTCAACTGCGTTGATTTTCTTCGGTTTATCTGCTTACGCATTAACAACTAAGAAAGACTTTTCTTTCATGGGTGGTTTCTTAACGATTGGTATTTTAGTGACTGTTGGTATTTCTATCGTAAATATCTTCATCGGTAGTCCAATTGTGTTTATTGCTATTAACGCTGTATTTGTATTACTTATGTCAGCAATGATCTTGTTTGAAACAAGCAGAATCGTTAATGGTGGTGAAACTAATTATGTATTAGCGACTGTTGGCCTTTTCGTTGCTATCTACAACCTATTCACTTCTTTATTGATGCTACTAGGTGTCATGTCAAGTGATGACTAA